One part of the Hydra vulgaris chromosome 01, alternate assembly HydraT2T_AEP genome encodes these proteins:
- the LOC136074289 gene encoding uncharacterized protein LOC136074289: MSSALDALSKNLTKDQCNNIGKYYSGEQLDLLLKKGIYPYDWVDCIDKFKETQLPPKESFFSKLNDEGISDDNYLHAQNVWNKFNCKTFRDYHDLYNVSDVLLLADVFENFRNVCMKNYKLDPAWYFTSPGLAWDAALKLTKINLELISDYDMIFMIQNGIRGGISTISNRLGNSNNKYMDNYDETKPSQFIQYLDANNLYGWAMGKPLPTHGFKWMDDLKDWKSIPCILEVDLDYPDHLHDEHNDYPLAPERIKVDKVEKLIPNLNHKKNYVIHYENLKLYERLGLVITKIHRGIAFEESDWLKQYIELNTNLRTQATNDFEKDFFKLMNNSVFGKTMENIEKRVNVRLVTDRDMAIKLAAKPNYERRTIFDENLIAIHMKRTKLKYNKPIYLGMSILDLSKTLMYEFHYEYIKKKYSDNAKLLFTDTDSLAYEIKTEDIYKDIKNDIESKFDTSEFNPNHSAINNGFKVGLNKKVIGMFKDEAGGKQIEEFVGLRSKLYSYKIHEKENKICKGVKRNVVKNYITHNNYKDCLLN, translated from the coding sequence ATGTCATCTGCTTTAGATGCTTTATCGAAAAACTTGACGAAAGATCAATGTAATAATATAGGAAAATACTATTCAGGAGAACAATTAGATTTGTTACTAAAAAAAGGAATATATCCATATGATTGGGTTGATtgtattgataaatttaaagaaacacaattaccaccaaaagaatcattcttttcaaaattaaatgatgaagGAATTAGCGATGATAATTACTTACATGCTCAAAATGTATGgaacaaatttaattgtaaaacatttagagattaccatgatttatataatgtttCAGATGTATTGTTATTAGcagatgtttttgaaaattttagaaatgtatgtatgaaaaattataaactagaTCCAGCTTGGTATTTTACATCTCCTGGATTAGCATGGGATGCagctttaaaattaacaaaaataaatctagAATTAATTTCTGACTATGATATGATCTTCATGATACAAAATggaataagaggtggaattagtaCAATTTCAAATAGATTAGGTAATTCTAATAATAAGTATATGGATAATTATGATGAAACTAAACCATCACAATTTATTCAATATCTAGATGCTAATAATCTATATGGATGGGCTATGGGTAAGCCTCTTCCTACACATGGATTTAAATGGATGGATGATCTTAAAGATTGGAAATCAATTCCATGTATACTTGAAGTTGATTTAGATTATCCAGATCATCTTCATGATGAACATAATGACTACCCACTTGCTCCTGAAAGGATAAAAGTCGATAAAGTCGAAAAGTTAATTCCAAACTTgaatcataagaaaaattatgtGATTCATTATGAGAATCTAAAGCTATATGAGAGATTAGGTTTAGTTATCACAAAAATCCATAGAGGTATAGCATTTGAAGAAAGCGATTGGTTAAAACAATACATAGAACTAAATACTAATCTAAGAACTCAAGCAACAAATGATTTTGagaaagacttttttaaacttatgaacaATTCAGTCTTTGGCAAGacaatggaaaatattgaaaaaagagtTAATGTTAGATTAGTAACTGATAGAGATATGGCTATTAAATTAGCAGCAAAGCCAAACTATGAACGTCGCAccatatttgatgaaaatttaatagcaaTTCACATGAAGAGAACcaaattaaagtataataaaccCATTTACTTAGGAATGAGTATATTAGATTTGAGCAAAACTTTAATGTATGAATTCCATTATGAGTACataaagaagaaatattctGATAATGCGAAACTCTTATTCacagatacagattcattagcttatgaaataaaaacagaagatatttataaagatattaaaaatgatattgaaagtaaatttgatacaagtgagTTCAATCCAAATCATTCAGCAATTAATAACGGATTTAAAGttggattaaataaaaaagtaattggaATGTTCAAAGATGAAGCAGGAGGAAAACAAATTGAAGAATTTGTAGGATTAAGATCCAAGTTGTATTCATACAAGATtcatgaaaaagaaaacaaaatatgtaAAGGTGTAAAAAGGAATGTTGTTAAGAACTATATAACACACAACAATTATAAAGATTGTTTACTTAATTGA